In the Populus trichocarpa isolate Nisqually-1 chromosome 1, P.trichocarpa_v4.1, whole genome shotgun sequence genome, one interval contains:
- the LOC18095880 gene encoding histone H2A.6, with protein sequence MLHNYSPSSRLPSPKGRVASLFTVSFEFLSDKNQSMAGRGKTLGSGASKKATSRSSKAGLQFPVGRIARFLKAGKYAERVGAGAPVYLAAVLEYLAAEVLELAGNAARDNKKTRIVPRHIQLAVRNDEELSKLLGDVTIANGGVMPNIHNLLLPKKSGGSSKAPADDDS encoded by the exons ATGCTTCACAATTATTCTCCCTCTTCGCGTTTGCCCTCTCCAAAAGGAAGGGTCGCTTCTCTCTTCACGGTTAGTTTCGAATTTTTGTCTGACAAGAATCAATCTATGGCTGGTAGAGGCAAGACTCTTGGATCTGGAGCCTCAAAGAAGGCTACTTCAAGGAGTAGCAAGGCTGGTTTGCAATTTCCAGTGGGTCGTATTGCTAGGTTCTTGAAGGCCGGCAAGTATGCTGAGCGTGTCGGTGCCGGCGCTCCTGTTTACCTTGCTGCTGTTCTTGAATATCTAGCTGCCGAG GTTCTTGAATTGGCTGGAAATGCAGCAAGAGACAACAAGAAGACCCGTATTGTGCCACGCCATATCCAGCTAGCAGTTAGGAATGATGAGGAACTTAGCAAGCTTCTTGGTGATGTTACAATTGCCAATGGAGGTGTCATGCCCAACATCCACAACCTTCTCCTCCCAAAGAAGTCTGGTGGCTCCTCTAAGGCCCCTGCTGATGATGACAGCTAG